The following proteins come from a genomic window of Daphnia carinata strain CSIRO-1 chromosome 6, CSIRO_AGI_Dcar_HiC_V3, whole genome shotgun sequence:
- the LOC130690475 gene encoding coronin-1C-A-like, which yields MSVSHRVVRASKFRNVYGTGWKRDLCYDNIKVSKSSWDATFCSVNPKFIAVITESAGGGAFIVLPITKEHGGKMKSDCPAVSGHKGPVLDIAFSPHNENLIASGSEDCSAKLWNIPDGGLTSTMTEPFLALLYHQRRVGLVLWHPAAESILLTAGSDNLVVIWNADTGEPTIVIDSHPDLVYSACWNWNGSKLLTTCKDKKIRIINPRAGIVEEEAVCHEGSKASRAIFLRNGLIFTTGFSKVSERQYSLRESGHLSNPMVQAEVDTSNGVMFPFYDSDTNIIYLCGKGDSVIRYFEVTPEPPFVHYINTFQTPDPQRGIGMMPKRGCDIHSCEITRFYRLNSSGLCQVITMTVPRKSELFQEDLYPETISPLSALSSDEWFSGMDSDPIMMSLKDRCIVAGNRYRDHYESESSLNLELGNIVSPVGLPKRLCRTTSLNHHAVAKSLSLPLNAKTPTREQEALLEEIARLKKRLAEQEERVRVLESLNHEERIRKLETLLQFKEKKFEQDSRSESSNYQVSLNNNSGTCYNRNTHLASTQSSPTALSMPITDGDDNGAKGDTFTTEILPHLPFGESLCKLSNFLSTPISAMGYELPSPMATAHSLASLPPVKALASFSRWGPIKSFSSSVMSSLTAMSPTNSPSKNAPSSE from the exons AGTATCTAAATCATCTTGGGATGCCACTTTCTGTTCTGTAAACCCAAAATTTATTGCTGTAATAACTGAATCAGCTGGTGGGGGAGCATTCATTGTTTTGCCAATTACCAAG GAGCATGGGGGCAAAATGAAATCAGATTGTCCTGCTGTGAGTGGGCATAAAGGCCCAGTATTGGATATTGCCTTTTCACCTCATAATGAAAACCTTATCGCGTCTGGCAGTGAAGATTGTTCGGCGAAGTTATGGAACATTCCAGATGGTGGGCTTACATC GACAATGACAGAGCCGTTCCTTGCCCTGTTATATCATCAGCGACGAGTCGGCCTTGTACTTTGGCATCCAGCTGCCGAGAGCATCCTTCTCACGGCTG GTTCCGATAATCTGGTAGTCATTTGGAATGCAGATACTGGGGAACCTACAATTGTTATCGATAGTCATCCAGATTTGGTTTATTCAGCTTGTTGGAATTGGAATGGATCAAAGTTGCTTACTACGTGTAAAGACAAGAAGATCCGAATCATCAATCCTCGCGCTGGAATAGTAGAggag GAGGCTGTTTGTCATGAAGGATCCAAGGCTTCCCGTGCAATTTTTCTGAGAAATGGCCTTATTTTTACAACAGGATTTTCCAAAGTCTCTGAGAGGCAATATTCGCTTCGAGAATCGGGTCACCTGAGTAACCCAATGGTCCAAGCCGAAGTAGATACTTCTAACGGCGTTATGTTCCCTTTCTACGACTCGGATACTAACATTATTTACTTGTGTGGCAAG GGCGATTCAGTTATTCGGTACTTTGAAGTGACACCGGAGCCCCCTTTCGTACATTACATCAACACGTTTCAAACACCGGATCCGCAGCGAGGCATTGGGATGATGCCTAAACGGGGCTGCGATATCCATTCGTGCGAAATAACTCGGTTCTATCGGCTCAATAGTTCGGGATTGTGTCAAGTCATCACAATGACAGTCCCTCGGAAG TCAGAACTTTTCCAAGAAGACTTGTACCCGGAAACTATAAGTCCTCTTTCAGCCCTTTCGTCAGACGAGTGGTTTTCCGGCATGGATAGCGATCCTATAATGATGTCCTTAAAAGATCGCTGTATCGTCGCCGGAAATCGTTATCGCGATCATTATGAATCG gaATCTTCGCTTAACCTGGAGCTAGGCAACATAGTGTCTCCAGTTGGTTTGCCCAAGCGGCTTTGTCGCACAACCAGCCTGAATCACCACGCCGTGGCGAAAAGCCTTTCACTACCACTCAATGCCAAGACTCCT ACGAGAGAACAAGAAGCGCTGCTGGAGGAAATAGCGCGTTTGAAAAAACGTTTGGCAGAACAAGAAGAACGAGTTCGAGTTCTCGAATCGTTGAACCACGAAGAGCGTATTCGTAAACTGGAAACTTTACTgcaattcaaagaaaagaaatttgaacAGGATTCCCGTTCGGAATCGTCAAATTATCAGGTATCGTTGAATAATAACTCGGGGACGTGTTACAATCGCAATACGCACCTAGCAAGTACCCAATCAAGCCCCACTGCGCTGTCAATGCCCATTACCGACGGTGACGATAATGGCGCTAAGGGTGACACGTTCACGACAGAGATTCTTCCTCATCTCCCGTTCGGTGAATCCCTTTGTAAATTGTCTAATTTTCTATCCACTCCTATATCGGCCATGGGATATGAACTACCGTCGCCAATGGCCACTGCTCACAGCTTGGCTTCATTGCCGCCCGTTAAAGCGTTAGCTTCGTTTAGTAGATGGGGTCCGATCAAGTCGTTTTCTTCGTCCGTAATGTCATCACTTACTGCCATGAGTCCAACAAATTCGCCATCGAAAAATGCCCCATCATCCGAATGA